One genomic window of Legionella jordanis includes the following:
- a CDS encoding zinc-binding alcohol dehydrogenase family protein, with amino-acid sequence MKAIGYQDSLPIENEHSLLDIELPRPKASGRDVLVEVRAIAVNPVDTKVRLREQPSSGQYRVLGWDAAGVVKEVGEHVIFFQPGDEVWYAGDITRPGCNSEFHLVDERIVGRKPKQVSFEEAAALPLTSITSWELLFDRLGVTASEKGSLLITGAAGGVGSILVQLAKQLTTLTIIGTASREESKQWALQQGAHYVINHSQPMKEQLNSIGIGEVDYVASLTHTDAHAQELVNCLKPQAKLALIDDPEQLDIRIFKAKSISIHWEMMYTRSMFKTADMVRQHHILNEVSHLVDVGLIKTTIQENFGPINAQNLRKAHKLLESGQSRGKIVLSGFA; translated from the coding sequence ATGAAAGCTATCGGTTACCAAGATTCTCTTCCTATTGAGAATGAACATTCACTACTGGATATCGAGCTTCCCAGGCCTAAAGCAAGTGGCCGCGATGTGTTGGTGGAGGTTAGGGCTATTGCAGTAAATCCCGTAGATACTAAAGTTCGTTTAAGGGAGCAACCTTCTTCCGGTCAATACCGCGTTTTAGGATGGGATGCCGCAGGTGTGGTTAAGGAAGTTGGTGAGCACGTTATATTTTTTCAACCTGGTGATGAGGTTTGGTATGCTGGAGATATTACTCGCCCCGGCTGCAACAGCGAATTTCATTTGGTCGATGAACGAATTGTTGGCCGAAAACCTAAACAAGTATCATTTGAAGAAGCAGCAGCCCTCCCCCTGACTTCTATAACCTCATGGGAGCTGCTGTTTGATCGCTTAGGGGTTACAGCAAGCGAGAAGGGCAGCCTATTAATAACGGGAGCAGCCGGAGGAGTGGGCTCTATTTTAGTTCAACTTGCAAAACAGCTAACCACTTTAACCATCATTGGCACGGCGAGCCGTGAAGAATCGAAGCAATGGGCTTTGCAGCAAGGAGCTCACTACGTTATCAATCATAGTCAACCCATGAAAGAACAACTGAACTCCATCGGAATTGGCGAAGTGGATTATGTCGCAAGCCTCACCCATACCGATGCGCATGCCCAGGAATTAGTAAACTGCTTAAAACCTCAAGCCAAATTGGCTTTAATTGATGATCCAGAACAGCTGGATATCCGTATTTTCAAAGCAAAAAGCATTTCCATTCATTGGGAGATGATGTATACCCGCTCAATGTTTAAAACAGCGGATATGGTAAGGCAACACCATATTCTTAATGAAGTCTCCCACCTGGTAGACGTTGGGTTAATTAAAACAACCATTCAGGAAAATTTTGGTCCCATTAACGCCCAAAATTTAAGAAAGGCGCACAAGCTACTTGAAAGCGGACAATCCAGAGGAAAGATCGTGCTCTCGGGATTTGCTTAA
- a CDS encoding MarR family winged helix-turn-helix transcriptional regulator has protein sequence MYTSTLLKKANRLLIKKANELLKPYQITHAYSSFLMELFRQEGLSQAEMSKRIGIEQPTAVRTLDRMERDGFIFRTPSPSDRRLYLIYPTEKALKVKIHMDACAQTLNELALQDFNEEEKKLFNQLIKRLNDNLEKR, from the coding sequence ATGTACACATCAACCCTTTTAAAGAAAGCAAATCGTTTGTTGATAAAAAAAGCCAATGAATTATTAAAGCCTTATCAAATTACCCATGCTTACAGTTCATTTTTAATGGAGTTGTTCCGGCAAGAAGGTTTAAGTCAAGCTGAAATGAGTAAACGCATTGGTATTGAGCAACCCACCGCTGTAAGAACATTAGATAGAATGGAGCGCGATGGATTTATTTTTCGCACCCCATCCCCTTCAGACCGTCGGCTTTATTTAATCTATCCAACGGAGAAAGCATTGAAAGTAAAAATTCATATGGATGCTTGTGCCCAGACCTTAAATGAATTAGCCCTTCAGGATTTCAATGAGGAAGAAAAAAAACTGTTCAATCAACTGATCAAACGATTAAATGACAATTTGGAGAAGAGATAA
- a CDS encoding NAD(P)/FAD-dependent oxidoreductase: protein MSLVNSSQVDCLIIGAGPAGLTAAIYLARYQRTIRIYDFGRSRASLIPTSHNYPAFPDGISGKDLLNRLKEQLSRYDIYVQSEQVTDLERGDSGFIVSTATAKIRANSVILATGVIDIEPKLPAIKDAIANGLLRHCPICDGYEVRNQKIAILGQGIKGLNEALFIRHYSPYIFLLTCGKLLRTGSKRKNAAEQAKIVVIEEPICRIELEKDKPSTIYFKEHPPLKVDTIYSALGYKMNNELGLRVGAKHSKGVLVVNDHQETSVAGLYAIGDVVSELNQICTAQGQAAMAATDIHNKLLSSK, encoded by the coding sequence GTGAGTCTTGTCAATTCATCTCAAGTGGACTGTTTAATCATCGGCGCAGGACCTGCAGGCTTGACTGCTGCGATTTATCTGGCGCGATACCAGCGAACCATTCGGATTTACGACTTTGGTAGAAGCCGAGCATCTTTAATTCCTACCTCTCACAATTATCCTGCCTTTCCAGATGGTATTTCAGGCAAAGATTTGTTAAACCGGCTAAAAGAGCAATTGAGCCGATATGACATCTATGTTCAATCAGAACAGGTGACTGATTTGGAACGGGGAGATTCTGGTTTCATTGTTAGTACTGCAACAGCAAAAATACGAGCCAATTCCGTTATATTGGCGACAGGAGTCATTGACATTGAACCGAAATTGCCCGCTATTAAAGATGCCATTGCCAACGGCCTGCTCCGTCATTGCCCGATTTGTGATGGCTATGAGGTCAGAAATCAAAAAATCGCCATTTTAGGTCAGGGAATCAAAGGTTTGAATGAGGCTTTATTCATCAGACATTATTCACCTTATATTTTCTTACTCACCTGCGGCAAACTGCTTCGAACTGGTTCAAAACGAAAAAATGCAGCAGAACAAGCCAAAATTGTCGTAATTGAAGAGCCGATATGTCGCATTGAATTAGAAAAAGATAAACCTTCAACCATTTATTTTAAAGAACATCCTCCTTTAAAAGTGGATACAATTTATTCCGCTTTAGGCTATAAGATGAATAATGAATTAGGTTTAAGAGTAGGTGCAAAACACAGTAAAGGAGTCTTGGTGGTAAATGATCATCAAGAAACTAGCGTTGCTGGTTTATACGCGATTGGGGATGTTGTTTCAGAGTTAAACCAAATTTGTACTGCTCAAGGACAAGCAGCCATGGCTGCAACAGATATTCATAATAAATTATTATCCAGTAAATAA
- a CDS encoding metallophosphoesterase, with protein sequence MITVPPTTLVQLSDIHYSGDNPLKGLNKLPAEGLQQVLKHLEENIPGDKTIILTGDLVDSPEPAFYEELASIFKSLPHKVLTIPGNHDSLEMMEKHLFGHNIFSSFSLTTENWLILLCDTNHPTQVEHAGRIISKDLQALEQALMAHPNQNALIFMHHPPVSFGAAWFKQIILENAAEFNSTIERFEQVKAIIFGHAHTEFSLLRQKKLYLGCPSTWIQFNHSLNEQLGFTAAPSAYMSYRLYRDGSLLFQTHYCWP encoded by the coding sequence ATGATAACCGTCCCTCCGACAACCCTTGTTCAATTATCGGATATTCATTACTCCGGAGATAATCCCTTGAAAGGGCTTAACAAACTTCCTGCAGAGGGGCTTCAACAAGTACTTAAGCATCTTGAAGAAAACATTCCTGGCGACAAAACCATTATTTTGACCGGTGATCTTGTGGATTCACCTGAGCCTGCTTTTTACGAGGAATTGGCTTCTATCTTCAAATCTCTTCCTCATAAGGTACTAACTATCCCAGGAAATCACGACTCCCTGGAAATGATGGAGAAACATCTTTTCGGTCATAATATTTTCTCTTCTTTTTCATTGACTACTGAAAACTGGTTAATTCTCTTATGTGATACCAATCATCCAACTCAAGTTGAGCACGCAGGACGTATTATCAGTAAGGATTTGCAAGCCCTTGAACAAGCTCTCATGGCACACCCTAATCAGAATGCACTGATATTTATGCACCACCCGCCTGTTTCTTTCGGTGCAGCCTGGTTTAAACAAATCATTTTAGAAAATGCAGCGGAATTTAACAGCACCATTGAGCGTTTTGAGCAAGTGAAAGCCATTATCTTCGGTCACGCCCATACTGAATTTAGCCTGTTGCGTCAAAAAAAATTATATTTGGGTTGTCCCTCAACCTGGATTCAATTTAACCATTCCTTAAATGAACAACTTGGTTTTACTGCTGCTCCTTCCGCCTACATGAGTTACCGTCTTTACCGAGATGGCTCTCTTTTATTCCAAACACATTACTGTTGGCCTTAA
- a CDS encoding helix-turn-helix domain-containing protein: MNHLSLRSYQNESSCHSHEYAQVVLPVRGTLELEIEGQGGLVDQNHLAFIAPGKKHCFSGSEQNLFVVADIPERWFKINKLQVFTPVTDTLKSFVAFARTCLQNEALVDNTLICQLLLSMLSAGSFKTHSCVEFVKSYIEKQLTSPVNLTKLTMHCHLSKSQLQRHFREATGLAIGEYWRMRKLEYGKLLLSQTTMTIEQIAHALGYSNLTAFSRRFHNHFAMSPSHCRKMLQTANNMRLKDNTENELP; the protein is encoded by the coding sequence ATGAATCATTTATCTTTACGCAGTTATCAGAACGAAAGTTCTTGCCATAGCCATGAATACGCCCAAGTTGTTTTACCAGTGCGCGGCACACTAGAACTGGAAATTGAGGGACAGGGGGGACTGGTCGACCAGAATCATTTGGCTTTTATTGCTCCTGGAAAAAAGCACTGTTTTTCAGGAAGCGAACAGAATCTCTTTGTGGTTGCAGACATTCCGGAGCGATGGTTCAAAATTAACAAACTACAAGTTTTTACTCCTGTCACTGACACCTTAAAAAGCTTTGTTGCTTTTGCACGTACCTGCCTTCAAAATGAAGCGTTGGTTGACAATACTTTAATCTGCCAGCTTTTACTCTCCATGTTATCAGCAGGCAGTTTTAAAACGCATTCTTGTGTAGAGTTTGTCAAAAGCTATATTGAGAAGCAATTGACCTCCCCTGTCAACCTCACAAAGCTCACGATGCATTGTCATCTGAGTAAAAGCCAACTTCAGCGGCATTTTCGAGAAGCCACTGGTTTGGCAATTGGCGAATATTGGCGCATGAGAAAATTGGAATATGGGAAATTACTCCTTTCTCAAACCACTATGACAATTGAACAAATTGCTCACGCACTGGGTTATTCAAATCTTACCGCTTTCAGTCGACGCTTCCATAACCACTTTGCTATGTCGCCCTCTCACTGTCGCAAAATGCTGCAAACAGCAAACAATATGCGCCTTAAGGATAATACAGAAAACGAATTGCCCTGA